CCGACCGAGCTGACCTCGATGCTCACCTGAGCCCACCTTTGTCCAGTTCGACGTCGTTCGACGCGACGTTGTTCAGCGCGAGGGCGGCCGGCGCGGGGTCGGCCGAAAGGGCGAGGTCATCCGGCACCACGGCCGGTGGCCCGCTGTGCTTCGACTCGTTCTCGCGCCGGCGGAGGAACACGAGCACGATGACGAGCACGGTGACGACGATGAGCAGGAACGCCAGCTGGAAGGCCCCTGGTTCGAGCTGCTGGACCCGTTCACCGACCAGCAGCGGCACGGTCTGGGTCTGGTTCTCGCCGCTGACGTTGCCGGACACCACCAGCACGGCGCCGTACTCCCCGATCGAGCGGGCCAGGCTCAGCACGATCCCGTACAGCAGCGCGGGCCGGATGATCGGCAGCGTGATCCGCAGGAAGCGCTGCCAGGCGCTGGCGCCCAGCACCCGGGCGGCCTGCTCCTGCTCGATGCCCTCCTCCGCGAGGACGGGGACCACCTCGCGCAGGACCAGCGGGAACGAGACGAAGGTCGTCGCGAGGATCATGCCGGGCAGCGAGAAGATGATCTCGATGCCGGCGTTGTGCAGGGTGCTGCCGAACCAGCCGTCGACCGGGCCGTAGACCAGCACCAGCGCGAGGCCCACCACGATCGGCGAGACCGAGAGCGGCAGGTCGGCGAGCGCGCTCAGCAGCCGGCGCCCGGGGAAGCGGTAGCGGGTGATCAGCAGCCCGAGGCCCACGCCGAACACGGCGTTGAGCGCGACCG
Above is a window of Pseudofrankia saprophytica DNA encoding:
- a CDS encoding sulfate ABC transporter permease subunit gives rise to the protein MGNRRSTRLGLRTVALLYVGVLVLVPLVVVTWKTVSPGPAAFWSAISSDQAVTAFRLTAEIALASVALNAVFGVGLGLLITRYRFPGRRLLSALADLPLSVSPIVVGLALVLVYGPVDGWFGSTLHNAGIEIIFSLPGMILATTFVSFPLVLREVVPVLAEEGIEQEQAARVLGASAWQRFLRITLPIIRPALLYGIVLSLARSIGEYGAVLVVSGNVSGENQTQTVPLLVGERVQQLEPGAFQLAFLLIVVTVLVIVLVFLRRRENESKHSGPPAVVPDDLALSADPAPAALALNNVASNDVELDKGGLR